Proteins co-encoded in one Cryptomeria japonica chloroplast, complete genome genomic window:
- the rpl2 gene encoding ribosomal protein L2, whose translation MNTRSYSTFTPGTRDKSLSSFDGKVKSHPQKKLTSGQHRCGKGRNNSGIITIRHRGGGHKRLYRQIDFRRSEKNNILGKIVTIESDPNRSAYICLVHYRDGQKTYILHPRGIMIGDTILSGPRAPISMGNALPLTNIPLGTTIHNVEVQVGKGGQLARAAGAVAELIAKEGRLTTLRLPSGEVRLISENCLATIGQVGNVKWKNRTLSKAGSKRWLGKRPEVRGVVMNAVDHPHGGGEGRAPIGRKKPLTPWGYSALGKKSRKRNKYSDVSILRRRK comes from the exons ATGAACACCCGTTCGTACAGCACTTTTACTCCGGGCACACGTGATAAATCTCTATCAAGTTTTGATGGAAAAGTAAAATCTCATCCACAAAAGAAATTGACTTCCGGCCAGCATCGTTGTGGGAAAGGTCGTAATAATAGTGGAATTATTACCATACGACATAGAGGAGGAGGTCACAAGCGTCTGTATCGTCAAATTGATTTTCGACGGAGTGAGAAAAACAACATATTGGGAAAAATTGTAACAATAGAAAGTGATCCTAATAGAAGTGCATATATCTGTCTTGTGCACTACAGAGATGGTCAAAAGACATATATTTTGCATCCGAGGGGGATTATGATTGGAGATACTATTCTGTCCGGTCCAAGAGCTCCCATATCAATGGGAAATGCCCTACCTTTGA CCAATATACCTTTAGGCACGACTATACATAATGTCGAAGTACAAGTCGGAAAAGGCGGACAATTAGCTAGAGCAGCGGGTGCTGTGGCAGAATTGATCGCAAAAGAAGGTCGATTGACCACATTAAGATTACCATCTGGGGAGGTTCGTTTAATATCTGAGAACTGCTTAGCAACAATTGGACAAGTAGGCAACGTTAAATGGAAAAATAGAACTTTAAGTAAAGCTGGGTCAAAACGTTGGCTGGGTAAACGTCCTGAAGTAAGAGGAGTAGTTATGAATGCTGTGGATCATCCTCATGGGGGTGGTGAAGGAAGAGCTCCAATTGGCAGAAAAAAACCCCTGACCCCTTGGGGCTATAGCGCACTTGGAAAAAAGAGTCGGAAAAGAAATAAATATAGTGATGTTTCAATCCTTCGTCGACGTAAGTAA
- the rps18 gene encoding ribosomal protein S18, whose amino-acid sequence MKPSFRNTSPSFRNRSKPYFRNRSKPYFRNRSKPSFRNTSKRFSPNQQSFRKRLSTIRPGEQIDYKNISLINRFISEQGKILSRRTNRLALKQQRLIARAVKQARILCLIPFLSLK is encoded by the coding sequence ATGAAGCCATCTTTTCGGAATACATCTCCCTCTTTTCGGAATAGATCTAAGCCATATTTTCGGAATAGATCTAAGCCATATTTTCGAAATAGATCTAAGCCATCTTTTCGAAATACATCTAAGCGATTTTCCCCAAATCAGCAGTCTTTTCGAAAACGTCTATCGACAATTCGGCCTGGAGAGCAAATCGATTATAAAAATATTAGCTTAATTAATCGATTTATTAGCGAGCAAGGAAAAATACTATCTCGCCGAACGAATCGATTAGCGTTGAAACAACAACGCTTAATAGCTAGGGCTGTTAAACAAGCTCGTATTCTATGTTTGATACCTTTTCTTTCTTTAAAATGA
- the accD gene encoding acetyl-CoA carboxylase beta subunit, producing the protein MCEENENKDSEYIETTPVENGYNSERFKHLWFLCENCETLIYKKSLLEQKGVCAECGATLQMTSSERIELLIDNGTWRSINTKLSSIDVLEKKHTTFDIKMVRKVSILLYKVISGKYFYKEFFKNKYYNKALRILVAYNNTLVNILKVALGSKFIKYLNLDSKETIKILQDIIDTGLKTAQFALFEIRKKIKNEFYRFALLNKAFENKQISSLLAQNLEDRRDDESEIISIEFDRMAFRVQTFLILESLLKLNTQLADVKEQLLSQDKFLKAVATSLVKKELYFPEDKRKTRKIKKIFPFYPGTDPETDYFLWLRTHMAISLMERYLVLKEFKYWFRNRYCGLLEEEFPRFGSDILIEYVKKQDRYESYNMIDHIMQDDLHTSTNSVELFQQINLLFHHKNNEKDCDNNFLSYTENTKGIYFCLLEIMKQFSTLTLDSKDKFPKKKGRDTKDTEDIEDIDEEDIEEEYPLTYDSLTKEEKEYVDANIELIKSTFNLGKEEFIETEEQSYQDYNTSYQKETGLPDAIQTGVGEINGISVALGVMDFQFMGGSMGSVVGEKITRLIQFATENFLPLILVCASGGARMQEGSFSLMQMNKIAAMLHTYQKEKNLLYISVLTSPTTGGVTASFGMLANVTIVEPNAYIAFAGKRVIEQTLNQIVDDEDQISDSLFDFGMFDSMVPRALLKNVLSETIEIYMYGD; encoded by the coding sequence ATGTGTGAGGAAAACGAAAACAAGGATTCTGAATATATCGAAACAACCCCCGTAGAAAACGGATACAATTCGGAACGTTTTAAGCATTTGTGGTTTTTGTGCGAGAATTGTGAGACCCTTATATATAAGAAATCTTTACTAGAACAAAAAGGTGTTTGTGCAGAATGTGGAGCAACTCTGCAAATGACTAGTTCAGAGCGAATTGAACTATTAATTGATAATGGCACTTGGCGTTCTATAAACACGAAGTTATCTAGTATAGATGTTTTAGAGAAAAAACATACGACGTTTGACATCAAAATGGTTCGAAAGGTCTCAATTTTATTGTACAAAGTAATTTCTGGCAAATATTTTTACAAAGAATTTTTTAAAAATAAATATTACAATAAAGCATTGAGAATATTAGTAGCATACAACAATACTCTTGTTAATATCCTTAAGGTTGCACTAGGATCGAAATTCATAAAATATTTGAATTTAGATTCAAAAGAAACTATTAAGATACTACAAGATATTATTGATACAGGGTTGAAAACAGCTCAATTTGCACTATTTGAAATACGTAAAAAAATAAAAAATGAATTCTATAGGTTTGCGCTTTTAAATAAAGCATTTGAAAATAAGCAAATTTCTAGCTTGCTTGCTCAAAATTTGGAAGATAGGAGGGATGACGAGTCTGAAATCATTTCTATAGAATTTGATAGAATGGCGTTTAGAGTTCAAACATTCCTCATTTTAGAATCACTATTGAAATTAAATACACAATTAGCCGATGTAAAAGAACAATTACTATCACAAGATAAGTTCTTGAAAGCAGTGGCGACAAGCTTAGTGAAAAAAGAACTTTATTTTCCGGAAGACAAAAGAAAAACAAGGAAAATAAAAAAAATATTTCCTTTTTATCCAGGAACTGACCCAGAGACAGATTACTTTTTATGGCTGCGAACACATATGGCGATCTCTTTGATGGAAAGATATCTGGTCTTGAAAGAATTTAAATATTGGTTTAGAAATCGTTATTGTGGTTTACTGGAAGAAGAATTTCCTCGGTTTGGTTCTGATATTCTAATAGAATACGTTAAAAAACAAGATCGCTATGAATCTTATAATATGATAGATCATATCATGCAGGATGATCTACACACTAGTACAAATAGTGTTGAGTTATTTCAACAAATAAATCTCTTGTTCCATCACAAGAACAATGAAAAAGATTGTGACAATAATTTTTTGTCGTATACTGAAAATACTAAGGGAATTTATTTCTGTTTACTAGAGATAATGAAACAGTTTTCTACATTAACACTAGATTCCAAAGATAAATTTCCTAAGAAAAAAGGAAGAGATACTAAAGATACTGAAGATATTGAAGATATTGATGAGGAGGATATTGAAGAAGAATATCCTTTAACTTATGACTCTTTAACTAAAGAAGAAAAAGAATATGTCGACGCTAACATAGAACTAATTAAGAGTACATTTAATCTAGGAAAGGAAGAATTTATAGAAACAGAAGAACAGTCTTATCAAGATTATAACACTTCCTATCAAAAAGAAACAGGTTTACCCGACGCTATTCAAACAGGCGTAGGTGAAATAAATGGTATTTCTGTTGCACTCGGAGTTATGGATTTTCAGTTCATGGGAGGCAGTATGGGCTCGGTAGTGGGTGAAAAAATAACCCGTTTAATACAGTTTGCTACTGAGAATTTTCTTCCATTAATTCTCGTATGTGCTTCTGGCGGAGCGCGCATGCAAGAAGGAAGTTTTAGCTTAATGCAAATGAATAAAATAGCTGCTATGTTGCATACATATCAAAAGGAGAAAAATTTACTATATATTTCAGTTCTTACATCTCCGACAACTGGTGGAGTCACTGCTAGTTTTGGTATGTTGGCTAATGTCACGATTGTTGAGCCTAATGCATACATTGCATTTGCAGGTAAAAGAGTTATTGAACAGACATTAAACCAGATAGTAGATGATGAAGATCAAATATCTGATTCTTTATTTGATTTTGGAATGTTTGATAGCATGGTTCCACGAGCTCTTTTAAAAAATGTTCTAAGCGAGACAATTGAAATATACATGTATGGTGATTGA
- the psbL gene encoding photosystem II protein L, which yields MTQSNPNEQNVELNRTSLYWGLLLIFVLAVLFSNYFFN from the coding sequence ATGACACAATCAAACCCGAATGAACAAAATGTTGAATTGAATCGTACCAGCCTCTATTGGGGGTTGTTACTTATTTTTGTACTTGCTGTTCTATTCTCTAATTACTTTTTCAATTAG
- the rps3 gene encoding ribosomal protein S3 encodes MGNKINPLGFRLGFTQNHCSLWFEERDYSEDLREDERIYNCIENYVQHIKSSINSSYGGITRIEILKQTELISVNIYIAFVDLFIEKKGQEKKKKKDDEQEIKQLRKEVQNMLVQSMLDSVNRKLVISIEKVEKPYREPKILAEYIALQLKERVEIRKIMKKAIELAEKADVEGIKIQIKGRLNGIERARKESAMQGRVPLQTLRAKIDYCYYAVQTVYGVLGIKIWIFV; translated from the coding sequence ATGGGAAACAAAATAAATCCACTTGGTTTTAGACTTGGTTTTACGCAAAACCATTGTTCCCTTTGGTTTGAAGAAAGGGATTATTCCGAAGATCTTCGAGAAGATGAGAGAATATATAATTGTATTGAAAATTATGTACAACATATAAAAAGTTCCATAAATTCTAGTTATGGAGGAATTACACGTATAGAGATTCTGAAACAGACCGAATTGATTTCGGTAAATATATATATTGCATTTGTCGACTTGTTTATCGAAAAAAAGGGTCAAGAAAAAAAGAAAAAAAAAGATGACGAACAAGAAATTAAGCAATTAAGAAAGGAAGTACAAAATATGCTTGTACAAAGTATGCTTGATTCTGTAAACAGAAAACTTGTCATTTCTATAGAAAAAGTGGAGAAACCTTATAGAGAACCCAAAATTCTTGCGGAATATATTGCTCTACAACTAAAGGAGAGAGTTGAAATAAGAAAAATAATGAAAAAAGCTATTGAACTGGCTGAAAAGGCAGATGTAGAAGGTATTAAAATACAAATTAAAGGGCGTCTTAACGGAATTGAGAGAGCCCGAAAAGAATCGGCTATGCAAGGTAGAGTGCCCCTACAGACCCTTCGAGCTAAAATTGATTATTGTTATTATGCGGTTCAAACCGTCTATGGAGTATTGGGGATCAAAATTTGGATCTTTGTTTAA
- the psbJ gene encoding photosystem II protein J, producing MTDTTGRIPLWLIGLFAGILIIGLIGIFFYGSYTGLGSSL from the coding sequence ATGACCGATACCACCGGAAGGATCCCTCTTTGGTTGATAGGCCTTTTTGCGGGTATTCTCATTATTGGTTTAATAGGTATTTTTTTTTACGGTTCTTATACGGGATTAGGGTCTTCCTTATAA
- the rpl20 gene encoding ribosomal protein L20 codes for MTRVKRGYIAKKRRKKILAFVSGSRGAHSKLFRVANQQKSRALVSAHRDRLKRKRDFRRLWITRINAASRANGVSYNKFIQFLYKRQLLTNRRTLAQIAVLNNNCFSMMLENILVS; via the coding sequence ATGACCAGAGTTAAACGTGGATATATAGCTAAAAAACGTCGAAAAAAGATTCTTGCATTTGTATCAGGCTCTCGGGGAGCCCATTCAAAACTTTTTAGGGTTGCTAACCAACAGAAGAGCAGAGCTTTAGTTTCCGCTCACCGAGATAGACTAAAGCGGAAGAGAGATTTTCGTCGTTTGTGGATTACTCGGATTAATGCAGCATCCCGTGCGAATGGAGTTTCTTATAATAAATTCATACAATTTTTATACAAAAGGCAGTTGCTTACAAATCGTAGAACACTTGCGCAAATAGCTGTATTAAATAATAATTGCTTCTCTATGATGTTAGAAAATATTCTTGTGTCATGA
- the rpl33 gene encoding ribosomal protein L33: MAKGGNVRVTITLECTSCTQDSVNKKSPGISRYTTRKNRRNTPLRLELKKFCPYCYKHTIHGEIKK, translated from the coding sequence ATGGCCAAGGGTGGAAATGTAAGAGTAACAATTACTTTAGAATGTACTAGTTGTACTCAAGATAGTGTTAATAAAAAATCACCGGGTATTTCGAGATATACGACTCGAAAAAATCGACGCAATACTCCTCTTCGATTGGAATTAAAGAAATTTTGTCCTTATTGTTACAAGCATACTATTCATGGAGAAATAAAAAAATAG
- the petL gene encoding cytochrome b6/f complex subunit VI, with product MLTIISYFGFLLALLIFTSVLFIGLSSIRLI from the coding sequence ATGCTTACTATAATTAGTTATTTTGGTTTTTTATTAGCTTTGCTTATTTTCACCTCAGTCCTATTCATCGGGTTAAGCAGTATACGACTTATTTGA
- the psaJ gene encoding photosystem I subunit IX, protein MQDIKTYLSTAPVLAALSLGFLAGLLIEINRFFPDALIFPFF, encoded by the coding sequence ATGCAAGATATAAAAACATATCTTTCCACAGCGCCTGTGTTAGCTGCTTTATCGTTGGGATTTTTAGCCGGTTTATTAATTGAGATAAATCGTTTTTTCCCGGATGCCCTTATTTTTCCCTTTTTTTGA
- the petG gene encoding cytochrome b6/f complex subunit V, with product MIEVLLSGIVLGLIPITLAGLFVTAYLQYRRGDQLDI from the coding sequence ATGATTGAAGTTTTGTTATCCGGAATTGTGTTAGGTCTAATTCCTATAACTTTGGCTGGATTATTTGTAACTGCATATTTACAGTACCGACGCGGTGATCAATTGGATATTTGA
- the psbF gene encoding photosystem II protein VI — protein sequence MTIDRTYPIFTVRWLAVHGLAVPTVFFLGSISAMQFIQR from the coding sequence ATGACTATAGATAGAACCTATCCGATTTTTACAGTTAGATGGTTGGCCGTTCACGGGCTAGCTGTACCTACGGTTTTTTTCTTGGGATCAATATCAGCAATGCAGTTCATACAGCGATAA
- the rpl23 gene encoding ribosomal protein L23 — protein MYEVQYLDLVLTEKSVSLFEKNQYILNVDSGSNKTKIKNWIELFFNVKVIGVNSYRPPQKKEKRGNRKQIMKHRMHYKRMIITLKPGYSIPLFPSKKFI, from the coding sequence ATGTATGAAGTTCAATATCTAGATTTAGTACTTACAGAGAAAAGTGTTAGTCTATTTGAAAAAAATCAATATATTTTAAATGTCGATTCGGGATCGAATAAAACAAAGATCAAAAATTGGATTGAACTTTTCTTCAATGTTAAAGTAATAGGAGTCAATAGTTATCGGCCTCCGCAAAAGAAAGAAAAAAGAGGAAATAGAAAACAAATAATGAAGCATAGAATGCATTATAAACGCATGATTATTACACTAAAACCAGGTTATTCTATTCCACTTTTTCCTTCAAAAAAATTTATTTAA
- the rpl16 gene encoding ribosomal protein L16 has translation MLSPKRTKFRHQHRGRIKGISSRGNRICFGRFALQALEPVWITSGQIEAGRRAITRYARRGVKIWIRIFPDKPIRTRPAEIRMGSGKAKGSPEYWVSVVKPGRILYEISGVSETIARAAFQIVAYKMPIHTKFITSLRK, from the exons ATGCTTAGT CCAAAAAGAACGAAATTTCGTCACCAACATAGGGGAAGAATAAAGGGAATATCTTCTCGGGGTAATCGCATTTGTTTTGGTAGATTTGCTCTTCAGGCATTGGAACCTGTTTGGATCACATCTGGGCAGATAGAAGCAGGACGACGAGCAATTACTCGCTATGCCCGTCGCGGCGTAAAAATATGGATACGTATATTTCCCGACAAACCTATTAGAACGAGACCTGCAGAAATACGTATGGGTTCGGGGAAAGCCAAGGGATCTCCAGAATATTGGGTATCCGTGGTCAAACCAGGTCGAATACTTTATGAAATAAGTGGAGTATCAGAGACTATAGCTAGAGCAGCTTTTCAAATCGTTGCGTATAAAATGCCTATACATACTAAATTTATTACTAGTTTGCGTAAATAA
- the psbE gene encoding photosystem II protein V, with protein sequence MSGNTGERAFADIITSIRYWVIHSITIPSLFIAGWLFVSTGLAYDVFGSPRPNEYFTESRQEVPLVTGRFDSLEQLDEFTRSSF encoded by the coding sequence ATGTCTGGGAATACGGGAGAACGCGCTTTTGCTGACATTATTACTAGTATTCGATACTGGGTTATCCACAGCATTACTATACCTTCTCTATTCATTGCAGGTTGGTTATTTGTCAGTACGGGTTTAGCTTATGATGTATTCGGGAGCCCTCGGCCAAATGAGTATTTCACAGAAAGCCGACAAGAGGTTCCATTAGTCACTGGCCGTTTCGATTCATTAGAGCAACTTGATGAATTTACAAGATCTAGTTTTTAG
- the rps19 gene encoding ribosomal protein S19 — MARSLRKNTFVSNDLLSKIDNLNMNKEKKIIVTWSRRSAIVPAMIGHTIAVHNGKSHLPIFISNGMINHKLGEFVPTSIFQGHAKKDKKSKNEKKKN, encoded by the coding sequence ATGGCACGTTCACTAAGAAAAAATACTTTTGTATCTAATGATTTGTTGAGTAAAATAGATAATCTAAATATGAATAAAGAGAAGAAGATAATAGTAACCTGGTCCCGGAGATCTGCCATTGTACCCGCAATGATCGGTCATACCATTGCTGTTCATAATGGAAAGTCACATTTACCCATTTTTATATCAAATGGTATGATAAACCACAAATTAGGAGAATTTGTACCTACTTCCATTTTCCAGGGACATGCGAAAAAGGATAAAAAATCGAAAAATGAAAAAAAAAAAAATTAA
- the rpl22 gene encoding ribosomal protein L22 has protein sequence MNRASTRKIRAVAKHVRMSSNKARRVAHQLRGCTYMEALSILNWMPHRACYPILKVLRSAAANAYHNMGIDKGFLFVLMAEVNEGPIFKRFRPRARGRGYPIQKPTCHISITLEDVTDSNSIMVKK, from the coding sequence ATAAATAGGGCTTCGACTAGAAAAATACGAGCTGTAGCTAAACATGTACGTATGTCTTCTAATAAAGCCCGTAGAGTAGCTCATCAACTTCGTGGTTGTACCTATATGGAGGCACTTTCGATACTGAATTGGATGCCTCATAGAGCATGTTATCCCATATTAAAAGTACTTCGTTCTGCAGCCGCAAATGCATATCACAATATGGGTATAGATAAGGGCTTTTTATTTGTCCTTATGGCTGAAGTGAATGAAGGTCCTATTTTCAAAAGATTTCGACCTAGAGCTCGGGGACGCGGTTATCCAATACAGAAACCCACTTGTCATATAAGTATTACATTGGAGGATGTAACTGACTCTAACTCAATTATGGTAAAAAAATAG